A single region of the Candidatus Kryptoniota bacterium genome encodes:
- a CDS encoding PorV/PorQ family protein, with translation MKKSILVFIVLFACAQTYAQNKVGTTAAPFLGIGAGPRAISMGGAFTAMADDPTALYWNPAGIARDGRTEALLEHTNYLVGTSYNFFGAVVAFDEDNAVGLSVTNLAYGTSDVTTIAQPDGTGETWNANDWSIGLSYARNLTDRFSIGGTAKMIIQQIWKESATGYALDAGLLYITPFNNMKIGMEIANFGTDMQMTGQDLYITHNPDQSVVGDNTKIPAQYYTGTFPLPLIFRVGLAMDVVKSSDNRLTVAVDALHPSDNVQTVDVGAEYTFDNLISLRAGYKSLFVPDSQEGLTMGLGLNYDISSHFNVKIDYGYENYGLLKNIQKFALTVGF, from the coding sequence ATGAAAAAGAGTATTCTGGTTTTTATCGTATTGTTCGCCTGTGCTCAGACTTACGCCCAAAACAAGGTCGGGACGACTGCGGCGCCATTTCTTGGAATAGGTGCCGGACCAAGGGCAATTTCTATGGGCGGCGCTTTCACAGCGATGGCGGACGATCCCACCGCTCTCTACTGGAATCCGGCAGGCATCGCAAGAGACGGTCGAACGGAGGCTCTCCTCGAGCATACCAATTATCTCGTCGGCACAAGTTATAACTTCTTTGGCGCGGTGGTCGCATTCGACGAAGATAACGCGGTGGGATTGAGCGTCACTAATCTCGCATACGGCACTTCGGATGTCACGACCATCGCGCAGCCTGATGGGACGGGCGAGACATGGAATGCAAATGATTGGTCAATCGGGCTCTCATACGCCAGGAATCTGACAGACAGGTTCTCGATTGGCGGTACCGCGAAGATGATTATCCAGCAGATCTGGAAAGAGTCCGCAACAGGCTACGCTCTGGATGCCGGATTGCTTTACATAACGCCGTTCAACAACATGAAGATCGGAATGGAAATCGCAAACTTCGGAACGGACATGCAGATGACCGGACAGGATCTTTACATCACACACAATCCCGATCAATCGGTTGTAGGCGATAACACAAAGATCCCTGCCCAATACTATACCGGTACGTTCCCCCTCCCGCTGATATTCAGGGTCGGGCTTGCGATGGATGTCGTGAAATCGAGTGACAACCGACTCACGGTCGCGGTCGACGCACTTCATCCAAGTGATAATGTTCAGACGGTGGATGTAGGGGCGGAATACACGTTCGACAATCTGATTTCCTTGAGAGCCGGGTACAAGTCGCTCTTTGTCCCTGACAGCCAGGAAGGCCTGACAATGGGATTGGGCTTGAACTATGATATATCGTCTCATTTCAATGTTAAAATTGATTACGGTTATGAAAATTACGGGCTTCTCAAGAACATTCAGAAGTTCGCATTGACAGTTGGATTCTGA
- a CDS encoding ice-binding family protein, whose product MLKRFSALAITAFVVAPLVVLMAHTSALAQRLPVNLRTAGNFAILAKTGVSTTGTTAVTGDIGVSPAAATYLTGFGQTLDPSGTFSTSSLVTGKLYAADYTAPTPTYVGTAVSDMLTAYTDAAGRTLPDTTELGAGDITGDTLTPGLYKWSTGVTISAGGVTISGSATDVWIFQIAGDLTVANGAIVTLSGGAQAKNIFWQVAGQVTIGTTAQMKGIILCQTQIAMNTGATLDGKALAQTAVTLAGNTVTDPTPPKNVKFQVHMGVQMILGNFHPATDSVLIRGDFQTLAGDTITWGGTRFTMAPSVANDSIYELTVPFADSAAGRWINYKYVIHNATASDVWESINNRTDSIGTAASQAIPLVYFNNQATAGVTHYVTFVADMTNLLKEGFSDVNDSIMVRGDTSPLNWGPGVRLTKTLLNPKQYSVKLQFTAPVGNSIQWKFWAGGTDQYSNTGWENIANNRVYVFADKDTVFPAITPVIDISTPTTGVDTVIFHVDMNGAHEAFHNSLITGLKSVWMCGSVSPLNWPASGWPATDTTVDSLLHRLYDDGTHGDSVAHDNKWSTTLVFPKGASQAVLFKFGAAFNGSDTLGGGLGVDNEAPTGANHSFVLTPPRQSQYNKWGDQVTAIRENPGNRIPSAYGLTQNYPNPFNPTTTINYSVPKNSYVSLKVYNVLGQEVTTLFSGKQQAGNYIATFDASRFASGVYFYRLQAGSYNSVKKMVLMK is encoded by the coding sequence ATGTTGAAGCGTTTTTCAGCTTTAGCGATCACGGCATTTGTTGTTGCGCCGCTTGTTGTTTTAATGGCGCATACTTCCGCTCTTGCGCAACGATTGCCGGTGAATCTTCGGACAGCCGGGAATTTTGCCATCCTGGCAAAGACAGGGGTCTCAACTACCGGGACCACAGCAGTTACTGGAGATATTGGAGTTAGTCCAGCCGCTGCGACGTACTTAACCGGATTTGGGCAAACATTGGATCCCTCGGGTACTTTTTCGACGTCATCTTTAGTGACCGGGAAACTATATGCCGCGGATTACACTGCCCCGACTCCGACTTATGTGGGTACGGCTGTAAGCGACATGCTGACGGCGTACACCGATGCAGCTGGAAGAACGTTGCCGGATACTACTGAACTGGGCGCCGGAGATATTACTGGGGACACCCTCACTCCTGGTCTTTACAAGTGGAGTACTGGGGTCACAATATCTGCTGGTGGAGTCACTATCTCGGGCAGCGCAACTGATGTTTGGATTTTCCAGATAGCGGGGGACTTAACCGTGGCCAACGGAGCCATCGTTACTCTTAGCGGCGGCGCACAGGCCAAGAACATCTTCTGGCAGGTAGCTGGCCAGGTTACCATTGGAACGACGGCTCAGATGAAGGGAATCATACTGTGTCAAACACAGATTGCGATGAATACCGGCGCAACCCTGGACGGTAAAGCGCTGGCGCAGACTGCAGTTACATTAGCCGGCAATACTGTCACCGATCCCACACCACCGAAGAACGTCAAATTCCAAGTTCACATGGGCGTGCAGATGATCCTTGGCAATTTCCATCCGGCTACGGACAGTGTCCTCATCCGGGGAGATTTCCAGACCTTGGCAGGCGATACCATCACATGGGGCGGTACGAGGTTTACGATGGCCCCCTCGGTGGCAAACGACTCGATATACGAACTGACAGTTCCCTTTGCCGATTCAGCTGCAGGCAGATGGATCAACTATAAGTACGTAATTCACAACGCCACTGCAAGCGACGTGTGGGAAAGCATAAACAACCGGACCGATTCGATCGGAACCGCCGCGAGTCAGGCTATACCGCTCGTCTATTTCAACAACCAGGCAACTGCGGGCGTGACCCATTACGTTACATTCGTTGCCGACATGACGAATTTGCTCAAGGAAGGCTTTTCAGATGTAAATGATTCGATCATGGTCAGAGGAGACACGTCGCCTTTGAACTGGGGACCTGGTGTCAGATTGACAAAAACCCTCCTCAATCCCAAGCAATATAGTGTCAAGCTGCAGTTCACCGCCCCAGTGGGAAATTCCATTCAATGGAAGTTCTGGGCGGGCGGAACCGATCAGTATAGTAACACCGGCTGGGAAAACATTGCCAACAACCGTGTGTATGTCTTTGCCGACAAGGATACCGTTTTCCCTGCTATTACGCCCGTGATAGATATTTCCACGCCCACGACGGGAGTGGACACTGTTATATTCCATGTGGACATGAACGGTGCGCACGAGGCCTTTCATAACAGTCTAATAACAGGTTTAAAGAGTGTTTGGATGTGCGGCAGCGTATCACCGCTCAACTGGCCCGCTTCCGGATGGCCGGCTACAGACACAACCGTCGACAGTCTGTTGCACCGATTGTACGACGACGGAACACATGGGGACAGTGTTGCGCATGATAACAAATGGTCAACCACACTTGTGTTTCCAAAGGGAGCTTCGCAGGCAGTGCTGTTCAAATTCGGTGCAGCTTTCAATGGCTCAGACACTCTGGGTGGTGGTTTGGGAGTGGACAATGAGGCCCCAACAGGTGCTAATCATTCATTTGTGCTCACTCCGCCTCGTCAGTCCCAATACAATAAATGGGGCGATCAAGTTACTGCCATTCGTGAGAACCCCGGTAACAGGATTCCGAGCGCTTACGGGCTCACTCAGAACTATCCGAACCCGTTCAACCCGACTACGACGATCAATTATTCAGTTCCGAAGAACAGCTACGTGAGCCTGAAAGTGTACAACGTACTCGGACAGGAAGTGACGACACTGTTCTCAGGAAAGCAACAGGCTGGTAACTACATCGCGACATTCGATGCCAGCAGGTTTGCGAGCGGTGTGTACTTCTACCGCCTGCAAGCAGGCAGTTACAACAGCGTCAAGAAAATGGTACTGATGAAGTAA
- a CDS encoding alpha-amylase family glycosyl hydrolase — protein sequence MRRLTPALLILFTASILAAQTSDSVDVTFTYKSAGNPSVVYLPGEFNSWANNSGGVIPSGSPTAMTKDPSTGIWSKTYRLRVGGPLTGGNFPPAYQYKINENGVASGWLADPLNPLQNPADNNNSVIYVKSPTIFHFLPNSKSGIVGTDKPVITACVFPSLASGVDTSSFVLQIDSGTFNIPGSAYDPAKSLLSLLSPISLANGMRTMKLSAKNLAGNLVSDSTSIIVRAGSIQILNQGGYVTRKPGVTIVGVVQDTSIRSVNIVHNGTDTLAIVASNGSFSQGYAYRPGVNTFVAVARDSSDSTIVSSPFTMTYYVNHSPNAVVSFSLSGSSVKVSGQTSTDPDPGQSDSLTYLWGVDPANPQAIGGVQGMTTSSIQIARPTAPGEYYLSLIVSDPQGNKDTTRSYFTVDVNDSVTFPTFASNPGWAKRGRIYELFFNSFTPQETIAAATLKLAYLQEMGFNIIWVMPVMKNNQAIDNGPGPGYNITDFYTVAPQYGTVSDFRNFVDQAHLLGMKIILDVTPNHTSYGHPFVTDARLFKTNSFNWNFYQHNLISNSNYNPNLSESITADGFVYYGAFSDQLLNYNWADVDARAYMDGVYRWWVEQTGIDGYRFDVYWGPHDRTNGGNGGETEMGIPTRTILKHVKPDIFLLGETAGTGVGTEVNYADNGGGLDAAYDWNLLHNAVQSFNFGSSSSVSNLNNYVTNYGGPIMGFVPGPNSLFLRGLENQDEDRIAFTYGSDSKTMPMGTVIFTVPGIPMLYAGQEVGWGLGITDFDQRRRGVIDWNNAGKSLLMPHYQRLAWIRKTYPAFSTQAFFELTTGNSWVYGYTRPYLDQNGIALENFSASPQTAAITLTGSGGSPNVSFTGGAIDGKTYYMNDVYNDSSAAVTFSSGAVNLSVTLPPYGSAVYVLSDTLIKLSVPTVVNNPADAGKLPRSYELEQNYPNPFNPSTTIRYDLPARSHVRIDVFNILGQRVATLINSEQDAGTHEVLFNGSYFASGVYFYKLSSGSFTKVNKMIMLK from the coding sequence ATGAGAAGACTAACGCCTGCGCTCTTGATACTGTTCACGGCATCCATATTAGCAGCCCAGACTTCGGACAGCGTCGACGTCACGTTTACATACAAATCTGCCGGTAATCCTTCGGTGGTCTACCTGCCGGGCGAATTCAACAGTTGGGCTAACAACAGTGGAGGTGTAATTCCTTCCGGCTCGCCGACCGCAATGACAAAAGATCCGTCGACAGGCATTTGGTCCAAGACCTATAGACTGCGTGTCGGTGGCCCCCTCACCGGGGGAAATTTCCCTCCGGCGTATCAGTACAAGATAAATGAGAACGGTGTTGCCAGCGGCTGGCTCGCGGATCCACTGAATCCTCTTCAGAATCCTGCCGACAACAACAATTCCGTAATTTATGTCAAGAGCCCGACCATCTTTCACTTTCTTCCGAATTCGAAATCAGGAATTGTGGGGACCGATAAACCGGTAATCACCGCCTGCGTCTTTCCGTCGCTCGCAAGCGGCGTTGATACTTCCTCGTTCGTACTTCAAATCGATAGCGGAACGTTCAATATACCGGGAAGCGCGTACGATCCGGCAAAAAGCCTCCTGAGTTTACTCTCCCCGATTTCTCTCGCTAATGGAATGCGGACGATGAAGTTGAGCGCGAAGAATCTTGCGGGCAACCTGGTTTCGGACTCGACGTCGATAATCGTCCGGGCGGGATCGATTCAGATATTGAACCAGGGCGGATACGTTACGCGTAAACCTGGAGTCACTATCGTCGGTGTCGTTCAGGATACTTCTATCCGTTCGGTGAACATAGTCCACAATGGCACGGACACTCTGGCAATCGTGGCGAGCAACGGCAGCTTCTCACAGGGCTACGCGTACAGGCCCGGAGTGAATACTTTTGTAGCTGTTGCGCGCGACAGCTCCGACAGCACGATCGTTTCGAGTCCGTTCACGATGACATATTACGTGAACCATTCACCCAACGCAGTCGTCAGTTTTTCGTTGTCCGGCTCGTCGGTGAAGGTTTCAGGACAGACCAGCACCGACCCTGACCCCGGCCAGTCTGACAGTCTCACTTATCTCTGGGGAGTCGACCCCGCGAATCCGCAGGCCATCGGCGGCGTGCAGGGGATGACAACATCGAGCATCCAGATCGCGCGACCCACGGCTCCGGGTGAGTATTATCTGTCGCTGATTGTTTCTGATCCACAGGGAAATAAAGACACCACCAGATCATATTTCACAGTTGACGTGAACGACAGTGTCACATTTCCGACGTTCGCTTCGAATCCCGGATGGGCAAAGAGGGGGCGCATCTATGAGCTCTTCTTCAACTCGTTTACGCCTCAAGAGACGATCGCCGCTGCAACGCTGAAGCTGGCGTACCTGCAGGAGATGGGATTCAATATCATCTGGGTAATGCCCGTCATGAAAAACAATCAGGCGATAGACAACGGCCCCGGCCCAGGATACAACATAACTGATTTCTACACGGTCGCGCCGCAGTATGGGACAGTATCGGATTTCAGGAATTTTGTCGATCAAGCGCATTTACTTGGCATGAAAATAATTCTTGATGTAACACCCAATCACACAAGTTACGGTCATCCGTTCGTGACGGATGCACGGCTATTCAAGACTAATTCGTTCAATTGGAATTTCTATCAGCATAACCTGATTAGTAATTCCAATTACAATCCCAATTTATCGGAATCGATTACGGCCGACGGGTTCGTTTACTATGGCGCATTCAGCGACCAGCTTCTCAACTACAACTGGGCAGATGTAGACGCACGGGCGTACATGGATGGAGTTTATAGATGGTGGGTCGAACAGACCGGCATCGACGGTTACCGCTTCGACGTGTACTGGGGACCTCACGACAGAACTAACGGCGGCAACGGCGGCGAAACCGAGATGGGTATACCCACCAGGACCATCTTGAAGCACGTCAAGCCCGACATCTTTCTCCTCGGAGAGACGGCGGGAACTGGCGTCGGCACCGAAGTCAACTACGCGGATAACGGAGGGGGGCTCGACGCAGCTTACGATTGGAATCTGCTTCACAACGCTGTTCAATCCTTCAACTTCGGGAGCTCCTCCAGTGTCTCGAACCTGAATAACTACGTCACCAATTATGGCGGCCCGATCATGGGATTCGTCCCGGGCCCAAACTCGCTCTTCTTGCGCGGGCTGGAAAACCAGGACGAGGACCGAATTGCGTTTACGTACGGCTCTGACTCCAAGACAATGCCGATGGGAACAGTCATCTTCACTGTGCCCGGAATACCCATGCTCTATGCCGGACAGGAAGTCGGATGGGGTTTAGGTATTACCGACTTTGATCAGCGCAGACGCGGAGTCATTGACTGGAACAACGCAGGGAAGTCACTCCTCATGCCGCACTACCAGAGACTGGCCTGGATTCGGAAGACTTATCCCGCCTTTTCTACTCAAGCCTTCTTCGAATTGACTACAGGAAATTCGTGGGTCTACGGTTATACACGTCCATATCTCGATCAGAACGGAATCGCTCTCGAGAACTTCAGCGCCTCGCCTCAGACAGCTGCGATCACACTGACAGGGAGTGGTGGATCTCCGAACGTATCCTTTACGGGCGGCGCGATCGATGGCAAGACGTATTACATGAACGATGTCTACAACGATTCATCCGCCGCAGTCACCTTCAGCAGCGGAGCGGTAAACCTATCTGTTACACTTCCGCCATACGGCTCGGCGGTTTATGTGCTCAGCGATACGCTCATCAAACTTTCGGTCCCGACGGTCGTAAACAATCCGGCAGACGCGGGCAAATTACCAAGATCCTACGAGCTTGAACAGAATTATCCTAATCCGTTTAACCCGTCGACCACGATCAGGTATGATCTACCGGCCAGGTCTCACGTACGAATTGACGTGTTCAATATTCTCGGACAGCGAGTCGCCACTCTCATCAACTCCGAACAAGATGCAGGTACTCACGAGGTGCTCTTCAATGGGAGCTACTTTGCTTCTGGAGTGTATTTCTATAAATTGTCATCCGGAAGCTTCACTAAGGTAAACAAAATGATTATGCTCAAGTGA
- a CDS encoding extracellular solute-binding protein has product MTRIAGLLAAVAAISLSSCARSSLEDPHQIVVWQQMRPDEREVLKWALDKFMEANPDIKVTALYKETEELRSGFQIAAIGGAGPDIVYGPSDQIGPFEAMQIILPLDTLFSKDYLSNFNPKGLVYSHGHLYQIADKVGNHLMLIYNKTIMPVPPKTMDELIAAGKKFTHKPDSYGLVWNYTEPFFFVPFLTGYGGWVMDSLGNPTLDTPSMLRALEFMKNLRDKYEIIPKSCDYETADALFKEGKAPMIINGPWSFGDYKKAGLDFGVTKIPFNTETGLWPAPMVSPIGYSINSSVPKWKIPEIVRMIKFLLSPEIQSEFTRRFDTIPTRIEVYNGPEVNGNPILKESEDQMEVGEPMPIIPELRAVWDAMRPSYQAVLGGTETPEQAAKEMQRSAIEKIKEMNE; this is encoded by the coding sequence GTGACACGAATCGCAGGACTTCTGGCAGCAGTGGCGGCTATCAGCCTGTCGTCGTGCGCGCGGAGCAGCCTCGAGGATCCACACCAGATAGTTGTCTGGCAGCAGATGAGGCCGGACGAAAGGGAAGTGCTGAAGTGGGCGCTCGACAAATTCATGGAGGCAAATCCGGACATAAAGGTGACGGCACTTTATAAAGAGACCGAAGAGCTTCGCTCCGGATTTCAAATCGCAGCGATCGGAGGCGCAGGTCCCGACATCGTCTACGGACCCTCAGACCAGATCGGCCCTTTCGAAGCTATGCAAATCATACTTCCACTTGATACGCTCTTCAGTAAAGACTATTTGTCTAATTTTAATCCGAAGGGTCTCGTCTACAGTCACGGACACTTGTACCAGATCGCAGACAAGGTGGGCAATCATCTCATGCTCATTTACAATAAGACGATCATGCCCGTTCCTCCAAAGACAATGGACGAGCTTATCGCCGCGGGCAAGAAATTCACTCACAAGCCTGACTCCTACGGGCTCGTCTGGAATTATACGGAACCTTTCTTCTTCGTCCCATTTCTCACGGGTTATGGAGGATGGGTGATGGATTCTCTCGGAAATCCGACACTTGACACGCCTAGTATGCTCCGGGCGCTGGAGTTCATGAAGAATCTCCGCGACAAGTACGAAATAATTCCCAAGTCGTGCGATTACGAAACAGCTGACGCACTCTTCAAGGAAGGCAAAGCGCCGATGATAATAAACGGGCCGTGGTCATTCGGCGATTACAAGAAAGCGGGACTCGATTTCGGAGTTACGAAGATCCCGTTCAATACGGAGACAGGGTTGTGGCCCGCGCCCATGGTGTCGCCGATCGGATATTCCATCAACTCGTCAGTTCCGAAATGGAAGATTCCTGAGATCGTCAGAATGATCAAATTTCTTCTGAGTCCGGAAATCCAGAGCGAGTTCACAAGACGATTCGATACGATACCGACAAGGATCGAAGTCTACAATGGCCCCGAAGTCAACGGCAATCCGATCTTGAAGGAATCCGAAGACCAGATGGAGGTCGGCGAGCCGATGCCGATTATCCCGGAGTTGCGTGCAGTCTGGGATGCTATGCGCCCAAGTTACCAGGCAGTTCTCGGCGGGACGGAGACACCGGAGCAGGCTGCAAAGGAAATGCAGCGAAGCGCTATTGAAAAGATTAAGGAAATGAATGAGTAA
- a CDS encoding sugar ABC transporter permease translates to MYDSERLSPNTFAYILMVPAALVMFGVVIYPFLYNVVLSFSNMSLRHFRDWHLTGLKQYGQVFSDKIFYSVFFKTLVWTFVNIFFHVTIGVALAVILNRKLFGKAAIRTLLILPWAIPQVIVALTWRSMFNYEYGAVNLLIAHYLRMSPVEWLGKPLEAFGACIITNIWLGFPFMMTIALGGLQSIPRELYEAADIDGASGWQKFWTVTVPLLRPVMIPAITLGIIWTFNNVNIIWLVSNGGEPSDQTHILVSYVYKAAFNLYRYGYAAALSMVIFAILLAFSLFFLKRTRASEAAY, encoded by the coding sequence TTGTACGATTCCGAGAGACTCTCTCCAAATACGTTCGCCTATATTCTTATGGTGCCGGCGGCGCTCGTGATGTTCGGGGTCGTAATTTATCCGTTCCTCTACAATGTCGTTCTCTCGTTCTCAAACATGAGTCTCCGTCATTTCCGTGACTGGCACCTGACCGGTTTGAAACAGTACGGCCAGGTATTCAGCGACAAAATTTTCTACTCGGTATTCTTCAAGACATTGGTCTGGACGTTTGTCAATATATTCTTTCATGTCACAATCGGAGTAGCGCTGGCGGTTATCCTGAACAGAAAGTTATTCGGAAAGGCGGCGATCAGGACGCTTTTAATTCTTCCGTGGGCAATCCCGCAGGTAATTGTTGCATTGACCTGGAGAAGCATGTTCAACTACGAATATGGCGCCGTGAATCTCTTGATCGCGCATTATCTTCGCATGTCGCCGGTGGAGTGGCTCGGGAAGCCGCTCGAGGCGTTCGGTGCATGTATCATCACAAATATCTGGCTCGGGTTTCCTTTCATGATGACGATTGCGCTCGGAGGGTTGCAGAGTATTCCCAGGGAGCTTTATGAGGCGGCGGATATCGACGGCGCTTCGGGGTGGCAGAAATTCTGGACTGTCACCGTACCTCTCCTTAGACCCGTCATGATTCCCGCGATTACGTTAGGCATAATCTGGACGTTCAACAACGTAAACATTATCTGGCTCGTATCGAACGGCGGAGAGCCGTCAGATCAGACTCACATACTCGTCTCTTATGTTTACAAAGCGGCGTTCAACCTTTACAGGTACGGTTACGCCGCCGCACTTTCGATGGTCATCTTTGCAATACTTCTCGCCTTCAGTTTATTTTTTCTCAAGCGCACTCGCGCCTCGGAGGCTGCATATTAG
- a CDS encoding sugar ABC transporter permease, protein MRSKNLKFKILNYLLYFLLIGFTLAVLYPIVNVFSISLRPSDRLLSTSLKVIPEGASFHAYQVLFTQTPFLLWFWNSILIALVVTVTGVALASTAGYAFSRFDFYGKKSAMVGLLVTQMFPPTMLLLPMYIMLLKLHLINSYFGIIIIYTSTALPFCVWQMKGYYDTIPFSLEEAARIDGSTRWGAFRRVILPLAAPALVITALFSFMTAWAEYVVAAQILQDTSLFTLPLGLKQFESSMSTQWGLYAAGSLIISIPAVALFLFLSRWLISGLTLGSVKG, encoded by the coding sequence TTGAGAAGTAAGAATTTAAAATTCAAAATTCTGAATTATCTTCTCTATTTTCTCCTGATCGGCTTCACGCTCGCAGTGTTATATCCGATTGTAAATGTCTTCAGCATTTCGCTTCGCCCATCAGACAGGCTCCTCTCCACTTCGCTTAAGGTGATACCGGAAGGTGCGTCGTTCCACGCGTATCAGGTTCTTTTCACTCAAACTCCGTTTCTCCTGTGGTTTTGGAATTCAATCTTGATTGCACTCGTGGTCACTGTAACCGGTGTGGCCCTCGCGTCAACGGCCGGTTACGCATTCAGTCGATTTGATTTCTATGGAAAGAAGAGCGCGATGGTGGGATTGCTTGTGACTCAGATGTTCCCGCCGACAATGCTTCTTCTCCCGATGTACATTATGCTCTTGAAACTGCATCTTATAAATAGCTACTTCGGAATAATAATCATTTACACTTCGACCGCTCTTCCATTTTGTGTGTGGCAGATGAAGGGATATTACGACACCATCCCATTCAGTCTCGAGGAGGCGGCAAGGATTGACGGTTCCACGAGGTGGGGCGCATTCAGGAGAGTAATCCTGCCGCTGGCGGCACCGGCGCTCGTGATCACGGCTCTCTTCTCTTTCATGACTGCCTGGGCCGAGTATGTCGTTGCCGCACAAATCCTCCAGGACACGAGCCTTTTTACGCTTCCGTTAGGCCTGAAGCAATTCGAGTCGAGCATGTCGACCCAGTGGGGACTCTACGCCGCGGGCTCCTTGATAATCAGCATTCCCGCTGTCGCACTGTTCCTTTTCCTGAGCAGATGGTTGATTTCCGGGTTGACGCTGGGAAGTGTTAAAGGTTAG
- a CDS encoding MFS transporter — MKKPRLTFLQIWNMSFGFLGIQFGFALQNANVSRIFETLGAKIESIPILWIAAPVTGLIVQPIIGHMSDKTWGRLGRRRPYFLTGAILASVALLVMPNSPVLWIAAGMLWIMDTSINVSMEPFRAFVGDMLPSEQRTTGFAMQSFFIGIGAVIASALPYILTNWFGVSNTAGEGAIPPSVKLSFYIGGVVFFLAVLWTVVGSKEYPPDQLKNFSREFEEGTEEARVERAPVHHSRFLRNGLIWTAIGIILFAVFYFFIYMDYGLGVFFGGIAAFGLLQLISGFLTKQNLTSGGLVVVMNDLFNMPKTMVQLAYVQFFSWFALFAMWIYTTPAVTHHIYGATDTQSALYNEGANWVGVLMSVYNGFAAVMAFALVWLARKSNRKSVHAISLVCGGIGLASFYLIKDPKLLLISELGIGLAWASILAMPYAILTGSLPVEKMGVYMGIFNFFIVIPQITAAAILGFFVKNLFGGEAIYALLLGGASLIVAALLVTRVDDIDETSRAG, encoded by the coding sequence ATGAAGAAGCCGCGTTTGACATTCCTCCAAATCTGGAATATGAGTTTCGGGTTTCTCGGAATACAATTTGGATTCGCGCTGCAGAACGCAAACGTCAGCCGGATATTTGAAACGCTCGGCGCGAAGATAGAATCAATACCGATACTCTGGATAGCAGCTCCGGTAACCGGGCTGATCGTCCAGCCTATAATCGGTCATATGAGCGACAAGACATGGGGACGACTGGGGAGAAGACGTCCATATTTCCTGACCGGCGCAATTCTCGCGTCCGTCGCACTTCTTGTCATGCCTAACTCCCCGGTTCTCTGGATTGCGGCGGGCATGTTGTGGATAATGGATACTTCAATCAACGTCTCGATGGAGCCCTTCAGGGCATTTGTCGGCGACATGCTGCCGTCAGAGCAGAGAACTACCGGATTTGCTATGCAAAGCTTCTTCATAGGGATCGGCGCGGTTATCGCCTCAGCACTGCCTTACATCCTGACAAACTGGTTCGGTGTCAGCAACACAGCAGGCGAGGGTGCCATACCTCCATCAGTTAAGCTCTCGTTCTACATCGGTGGAGTTGTCTTCTTTCTTGCGGTACTCTGGACTGTTGTCGGCTCGAAGGAATATCCGCCAGATCAATTGAAAAATTTTTCGAGGGAATTTGAGGAAGGGACGGAAGAAGCTCGGGTTGAGAGAGCCCCTGTCCACCACTCCAGGTTCCTCAGGAACGGTTTAATCTGGACGGCGATCGGGATCATCCTGTTTGCGGTGTTTTACTTCTTCATTTACATGGACTATGGCCTCGGCGTATTCTTCGGCGGAATTGCCGCGTTCGGATTGCTCCAGTTGATTTCAGGCTTCTTGACGAAACAAAATTTGACATCAGGCGGACTGGTGGTTGTGATGAACGATCTCTTCAACATGCCGAAGACTATGGTTCAGCTTGCGTATGTCCAATTCTTCTCCTGGTTCGCACTATTTGCGATGTGGATTTACACGACGCCGGCAGTGACGCACCACATTTATGGCGCCACTGACACACAATCGGCGCTGTACAACGAGGGGGCGAACTGGGTTGGTGTGCTGATGTCGGTCTACAACGGCTTTGCTGCTGTCATGGCATTCGCACTCGTTTGGTTGGCCAGGAAGTCGAACAGGAAGAGCGTTCACGCTATCAGCCTTGTATGCGGCGGGATCGGGCTGGCATCTTTCTATCTAATAAAAGATCCGAAACTCCTTTTGATTTCCGAACTTGGGATCGGATTGGCCTGGGCGTCTATACTGGCGATGCCTTACGCGATACTCACCGGTTCACTTCCGGTCGAAAAGATGGGCGTCTATATGGGTATATTCAACTTCTTCATAGTAATTCCGCAGATAACTGCCGCCGCAATACTGGGGTTCTTTGTCAAGAATCTATTCGGAGGCGAGGCAATCTACGCTTTGTTACTTGGAGGTGCATCGCTGATTGTCGCAGCTCTTCTTGTGACAAGAGTGGACGATATAGATGAGACATCCCGCGCCGGCTAG